The following proteins are encoded in a genomic region of Liolophura sinensis isolate JHLJ2023 chromosome 7, CUHK_Ljap_v2, whole genome shotgun sequence:
- the LOC135470344 gene encoding histone lysine demethylase PHF8-like isoform X1: MASEEETLYCSCRQPYDETKFMIECDVCKEWFHGSCVGVQEHQASDIEIYHCPSCQMMNGPLVLKKRRNWHRHDYSEDDPNKQNVQTGTVVFIKELKNRMFPCADEIPLLRLHGFELTSDFVDKHGFDTPVLVEKKDGLGLSLPPSNFSIQDVEFYVGSMREIDVIDVSRQEDYKMLMREWTEYYNSPNRTKIFNVISLEFSNTRLSELVVPPSVIRELSWANNIWPDQLPEDCPYSKPEVQKYCLMGVKDSFTDFHIDFGGTSVWYHVLRGEKVFYLIRPTPANMALYENWISSSNQSETFFGDQVDRCYKCVVKQGQTFFIPTGWIHAVFTPIDSLVFGGNFLHSYNIALQLKVYDIERRVKTPEKYLFPSFETICWYAAKHILDLLKDHLEDGKKPRPYLLEGGKAIAASLKSWTQRKDLNSQTLFLKTAKHEMPEHIQYGKLLKELNKVTKEIDALHNKSPAKKPERKRKKKVNPSAKELAKLDVLHQHTQVKLQELQEEHASVTSKKVQKKSKSKKKSPASSLRMRIPKAGAYLDSTLKTDPGDPYALPDDPYALPDDDENQNNNNQESCLKLKVSNGKIISQDKTKPIYSPPGAFQPLIESEKPKVDVKDTKKAKVKKKAEKPSAVPKIEINEVKEKEDMDSDNDNLVVDENPKLRQSREKTSSSLKKPGSLKLKLSFHGKPIGTSGGDPETGSKVAGEDSALLSPEAPPSEQVARLSMPTIRGGLNGSIADILEASGYGTETDFKVDDEIGRGQSPSMRDAIQGMLSMSRMNAEGDSLFKDDGKRSEMIAREEEKMQSYYKDDEFVYPSFEMSDDEDDRNLKPRGKSSRDETWNPKARVHMLPTPKRDCPAREGARRESVESGLAAAAAKLATAPKPKRQYVRKKPKPEKLPISSLAIPDAVHQPQPGTSTNSGVLNFEGSGDPSQQGLKRPAGTLLESPNKAKKPKKGHATAKQRLGKILKIHKMMF, from the exons ATGGCGTCGGAAGAAGAAACTCTGTACTGTTCATGTAGACAGCCCTACGACGAAACCAAATTTATGATAGAATGCGACGTTTGCAAAGAGTGGTTCCATGGCAG cTGTGTGGGAGTTCAGGAACATCAGGCTTCGGATATAGAAATTTACCATTGTCCATCATGTCAGATGATGAATGGACCTTTAGTTC taaaaAAGAGAAGAAACTGGCATCGGCATGATTATTCAGAGGATGACCCAAATAAG CAAAATGTACAGACGGGCACAGTTGTATTTATTAAAGAATTGAAAAATCGAATGTTTCCATG TGCAGATGAAATACCATTGTTGAGGCTTCATGGGTTCGAATTGACCTCAGACTTTGTGGATAAACATGGCTTTGACACTCCAGTGCTTGTAGAAAAGAAGGATGGCCTTGGATTGTCGCTTCCTCCCTCCAACTTTAGTATTCAAGATGTAGAGTTCTATGTGG GCTCGATGAGAGAAATTGATGTGATAGATGTGTCAAGGCAGGAAGATTACAAGATGTTAATGAGAGAATGGACAGAGTATTACAACAGCCCAAATCGGACCAAGATCTTCAACGTCATCAGTTTAGAATTCTCAAACACCAG GTTGTCAGAGCTGGTGGTGCCACCGTCAGTGATTCGAGAGCTGAGCTGGGCTAACAACATTTGGCCTGACCAGCTGCCAGAGGACTGTCCTTATTCCAAACCAGAGGTGCAGAAATACTGTTTAATGGGTGTCAAGGACAGCTTTACAGATTTTCACATAGACTTCGGTGGCACATCAGTCTGGTACCATGTACTTCGT GGTGAAAAGGTGTTTTACCTTATTCGTCCAACACCTGCAAATATGGCCTTATATGAAAACTGGATCTCCTCATCAAATCAGAGTGAAACCTTCTTTGGAGATCAGGTGGACCGGTGCTACAAGTGTGTTGTTAAACAGGGACAGACATTTTTCATACCCACAGGATGGATACATGCAGTGTTCACCCCCATTGATTCTCTAGTCTTCGGAGGAAATTTCCTTCACAGCTACAATATAGCCTTGCAGCTCAA GGTGTATGACATTGAACGCAGAGTCAAAACCCCTGAGAAATATTTGTTCCCAAGCTTTGAGACGATATGCTGGTATGCAGCTAAGCATATTTTAGATCTGTTGAAAG acCATCTGGAAGATGGCAAGAAACCCCGTCCATATCTGTTAGAGGGAGGGAAAGCTATTGCAGCTTCCCTGAAGTCTTGGACACAAAGAAAAGAT TTGAATTCCCAGACACTC TTTTTGAAAACTGCCAAACATGAGATGCCTGAGCACATACAGTATGGGAAGCTTCTCAAGGAGCTAAACAAGGTGACCAAAGAGATCGATGCATTGCACAAT aaatcccCAGCAAAGAAGCCTGaaagaaaacgtaaaaaaaagGTGAACCCATCAGCAAAGGAGTTGGCAAAGTTAGACGTTCTGCACCAACATACACAAGTTAAGCTTCAGGAACTGCAGGAAGAACATGCATCTGTCACCTCCAAGAAGGTACAAAAGAAATCTAAATCTAAGAAG AAGTCACCTGCTTCGTCCTTGCGTATGAGGATCCCGAAAGCTGGAGCATACTTGGACTCCACATTGAAGACTGATCCGGGTGACCCTTATGCCTTACCAGATGATCCCTATGCTTTACCTGATGATGATGAgaaccaaaacaacaacaatcaggAATCTTGCCTGAAGCTGAAAGTGTCAAATGGCAAGATTATAAG tCAAGATAAAACAAAGCCCATTTACAGTCCACCGGGAGCATTTCAGCCATTGATTGAAAGTGAAAAACCAAAAGTTGATGTCAAGGACACAAAGAAAGCCAAAGTGAAGAAAAAGGCAGAAAAACCTAGTGCTGTACCAAAAATTGAGATTAATGAAGTGAAAGAGAAAGAAGACATGGACAGTGACAATGATAACTTAGTTGTGGATGAAAATCCAAAACTTCGACAAAGCCGAGAAAAAACCTCCAGCTCTTTGAAGAAGCCTGGGTCCCTGAAACTGAAATTGTCAT TTCATGGGAAACCAATAGGAACTTCTGGTGGAGATCCAGAGACAGGTTCTAAAGTGGCTGGGGAAGATTCAGCTCTACTATCACCTGAAGCTCCCCCATCAGAGCAAGTGGCACGGTTGAGCATGCCTACAATACGTGGTGGACTTAATGGGAGTATAGCAGATATTCTCGAGGCCAGTGGCTATGGCACAGAGACAGACTTTAAGGTTGATGATGAAATAGG TCGTGGCCAGTCACCAAGCATGAGGGATGCTATCCAGGGCATGTTATCTATGAGTAGGATGAATGCCGAAGGGGATTCCCTATTTAAAGATGATGGGAAGAGAAGTGAGATGATAGCTCGAGAAGAGGAGAAAATGCAGTCCTACTATAAAGATGATGAGTTTG TATACCCAAGCTTTGAGATGTCAGATGATGAAGATGATCGCAATCTCAAACCAAGGGGAAAATCTAGTCGAGATGAGACCTGGAACCCAAAAG CCCGAGTGCATATGCTGCCTACTCCAAAGCGTGACTGTCCAGCTAGGGAAGGGGCAAGGCGCGAGTCAGTAGAGAGCGGGTTGGCTGCTGCTGCCGCAAAGTTAGCCACAGCTCCG AAGCCAAAGCGACAGTACGTGCGTAAAAAGCCTAAACCAGAGAAGTTGCCTATATCATCATTAGCAATACCTGATGCAGTACATCAACCTCAACCAGGTACTTCCACAAACTCAGGAGTATTAAACTTTGAAG gCAGTGGAGATCCTTCACAACAGGGATTGAAACGACCTGCTGGTACATTATTAGAAAGTCCAAATAAAG CCAAAAAGCCCAAGAAGGGTCATGCTACAGCCAAACAGCGCCTTGGGAAGAtcttaaaaatacataaaatgatgTTTTAA
- the LOC135470344 gene encoding histone lysine demethylase PHF8-like isoform X2 — MASEEETLYCSCRQPYDETKFMIECDVCKEWFHGSCVGVQEHQASDIEIYHCPSCQMMNGPLVLKKRRNWHRHDYSEDDPNKQNVQTGTVVFIKELKNRMFPCADEIPLLRLHGFELTSDFVDKHGFDTPVLVEKKDGLGLSLPPSNFSIQDVEFYVGSMREIDVIDVSRQEDYKMLMREWTEYYNSPNRTKIFNVISLEFSNTRLSELVVPPSVIRELSWANNIWPDQLPEDCPYSKPEVQKYCLMGVKDSFTDFHIDFGGTSVWYHVLRGEKVFYLIRPTPANMALYENWISSSNQSETFFGDQVDRCYKCVVKQGQTFFIPTGWIHAVFTPIDSLVFGGNFLHSYNIALQLKVYDIERRVKTPEKYLFPSFETICWYAAKHILDLLKDHLEDGKKPRPYLLEGGKAIAASLKSWTQRKDLNSQTLFLKTAKHEMPEHIQYGKLLKELNKVTKEIDALHNKSPAKKPERKRKKKVNPSAKELAKLDVLHQHTQVKLQELQEEHASVTSKKKSPASSLRMRIPKAGAYLDSTLKTDPGDPYALPDDPYALPDDDENQNNNNQESCLKLKVSNGKIISQDKTKPIYSPPGAFQPLIESEKPKVDVKDTKKAKVKKKAEKPSAVPKIEINEVKEKEDMDSDNDNLVVDENPKLRQSREKTSSSLKKPGSLKLKLSFHGKPIGTSGGDPETGSKVAGEDSALLSPEAPPSEQVARLSMPTIRGGLNGSIADILEASGYGTETDFKVDDEIGRGQSPSMRDAIQGMLSMSRMNAEGDSLFKDDGKRSEMIAREEEKMQSYYKDDEFVYPSFEMSDDEDDRNLKPRGKSSRDETWNPKARVHMLPTPKRDCPAREGARRESVESGLAAAAAKLATAPKPKRQYVRKKPKPEKLPISSLAIPDAVHQPQPGTSTNSGVLNFEGSGDPSQQGLKRPAGTLLESPNKAKKPKKGHATAKQRLGKILKIHKMMF; from the exons ATGGCGTCGGAAGAAGAAACTCTGTACTGTTCATGTAGACAGCCCTACGACGAAACCAAATTTATGATAGAATGCGACGTTTGCAAAGAGTGGTTCCATGGCAG cTGTGTGGGAGTTCAGGAACATCAGGCTTCGGATATAGAAATTTACCATTGTCCATCATGTCAGATGATGAATGGACCTTTAGTTC taaaaAAGAGAAGAAACTGGCATCGGCATGATTATTCAGAGGATGACCCAAATAAG CAAAATGTACAGACGGGCACAGTTGTATTTATTAAAGAATTGAAAAATCGAATGTTTCCATG TGCAGATGAAATACCATTGTTGAGGCTTCATGGGTTCGAATTGACCTCAGACTTTGTGGATAAACATGGCTTTGACACTCCAGTGCTTGTAGAAAAGAAGGATGGCCTTGGATTGTCGCTTCCTCCCTCCAACTTTAGTATTCAAGATGTAGAGTTCTATGTGG GCTCGATGAGAGAAATTGATGTGATAGATGTGTCAAGGCAGGAAGATTACAAGATGTTAATGAGAGAATGGACAGAGTATTACAACAGCCCAAATCGGACCAAGATCTTCAACGTCATCAGTTTAGAATTCTCAAACACCAG GTTGTCAGAGCTGGTGGTGCCACCGTCAGTGATTCGAGAGCTGAGCTGGGCTAACAACATTTGGCCTGACCAGCTGCCAGAGGACTGTCCTTATTCCAAACCAGAGGTGCAGAAATACTGTTTAATGGGTGTCAAGGACAGCTTTACAGATTTTCACATAGACTTCGGTGGCACATCAGTCTGGTACCATGTACTTCGT GGTGAAAAGGTGTTTTACCTTATTCGTCCAACACCTGCAAATATGGCCTTATATGAAAACTGGATCTCCTCATCAAATCAGAGTGAAACCTTCTTTGGAGATCAGGTGGACCGGTGCTACAAGTGTGTTGTTAAACAGGGACAGACATTTTTCATACCCACAGGATGGATACATGCAGTGTTCACCCCCATTGATTCTCTAGTCTTCGGAGGAAATTTCCTTCACAGCTACAATATAGCCTTGCAGCTCAA GGTGTATGACATTGAACGCAGAGTCAAAACCCCTGAGAAATATTTGTTCCCAAGCTTTGAGACGATATGCTGGTATGCAGCTAAGCATATTTTAGATCTGTTGAAAG acCATCTGGAAGATGGCAAGAAACCCCGTCCATATCTGTTAGAGGGAGGGAAAGCTATTGCAGCTTCCCTGAAGTCTTGGACACAAAGAAAAGAT TTGAATTCCCAGACACTC TTTTTGAAAACTGCCAAACATGAGATGCCTGAGCACATACAGTATGGGAAGCTTCTCAAGGAGCTAAACAAGGTGACCAAAGAGATCGATGCATTGCACAAT aaatcccCAGCAAAGAAGCCTGaaagaaaacgtaaaaaaaagGTGAACCCATCAGCAAAGGAGTTGGCAAAGTTAGACGTTCTGCACCAACATACACAAGTTAAGCTTCAGGAACTGCAGGAAGAACATGCATCTGTCACCTCCAAGAAG AAGTCACCTGCTTCGTCCTTGCGTATGAGGATCCCGAAAGCTGGAGCATACTTGGACTCCACATTGAAGACTGATCCGGGTGACCCTTATGCCTTACCAGATGATCCCTATGCTTTACCTGATGATGATGAgaaccaaaacaacaacaatcaggAATCTTGCCTGAAGCTGAAAGTGTCAAATGGCAAGATTATAAG tCAAGATAAAACAAAGCCCATTTACAGTCCACCGGGAGCATTTCAGCCATTGATTGAAAGTGAAAAACCAAAAGTTGATGTCAAGGACACAAAGAAAGCCAAAGTGAAGAAAAAGGCAGAAAAACCTAGTGCTGTACCAAAAATTGAGATTAATGAAGTGAAAGAGAAAGAAGACATGGACAGTGACAATGATAACTTAGTTGTGGATGAAAATCCAAAACTTCGACAAAGCCGAGAAAAAACCTCCAGCTCTTTGAAGAAGCCTGGGTCCCTGAAACTGAAATTGTCAT TTCATGGGAAACCAATAGGAACTTCTGGTGGAGATCCAGAGACAGGTTCTAAAGTGGCTGGGGAAGATTCAGCTCTACTATCACCTGAAGCTCCCCCATCAGAGCAAGTGGCACGGTTGAGCATGCCTACAATACGTGGTGGACTTAATGGGAGTATAGCAGATATTCTCGAGGCCAGTGGCTATGGCACAGAGACAGACTTTAAGGTTGATGATGAAATAGG TCGTGGCCAGTCACCAAGCATGAGGGATGCTATCCAGGGCATGTTATCTATGAGTAGGATGAATGCCGAAGGGGATTCCCTATTTAAAGATGATGGGAAGAGAAGTGAGATGATAGCTCGAGAAGAGGAGAAAATGCAGTCCTACTATAAAGATGATGAGTTTG TATACCCAAGCTTTGAGATGTCAGATGATGAAGATGATCGCAATCTCAAACCAAGGGGAAAATCTAGTCGAGATGAGACCTGGAACCCAAAAG CCCGAGTGCATATGCTGCCTACTCCAAAGCGTGACTGTCCAGCTAGGGAAGGGGCAAGGCGCGAGTCAGTAGAGAGCGGGTTGGCTGCTGCTGCCGCAAAGTTAGCCACAGCTCCG AAGCCAAAGCGACAGTACGTGCGTAAAAAGCCTAAACCAGAGAAGTTGCCTATATCATCATTAGCAATACCTGATGCAGTACATCAACCTCAACCAGGTACTTCCACAAACTCAGGAGTATTAAACTTTGAAG gCAGTGGAGATCCTTCACAACAGGGATTGAAACGACCTGCTGGTACATTATTAGAAAGTCCAAATAAAG CCAAAAAGCCCAAGAAGGGTCATGCTACAGCCAAACAGCGCCTTGGGAAGAtcttaaaaatacataaaatgatgTTTTAA